GCGAGAGCCGCCGCGGGCGAGCCACCACGCGAGCGCGATGCCAAAAGGCAACGCGACCAGCGTGGACAGCGCCGCGCACGCCAGCGTGAACGCGGTCAGCTGAACGAGGTCGCCCGTCATGAAGCCGGCGGAGGCGTGAACCCGTACCGCGCCAGGATCTGCTGGCCCGCCATCTCCCGCAGAAACTCGAGAAACGCGCGCGCGCCACGCGGGTTTCCGGACTGGCGCGTCACGGCCGCGGTGTACAGGATGGACGGCGCGCCCGGGCCGCGCACCTCGTAGACGACGGCGACCTGGTGCGAGGTCCGCGCATCGGTGAGATACACGATCCCTGCGTCGACCGCTCCGCCCGCCACGAGCGCGAGCGCACCCCGGACGCTGCCGGAGGGCACCAGTCGATCCTGGAGGGGCTGCCTCATCCCGATCCGCTGGAGCCACGCCATCGCATACACGCCCGCGGGCACCGCCCGTGGATCGCCCACCGCGATCCGGCGGACGCGCGGCGACAGCAGTCTGGAAGGTTCCGGCCACCTCCCGGCGCCGCGGCCGGGCACGATCACCGCCAGGGTATTGCCGGCAATCGCCACGCGGGAGCCGGCGCGCAGCGATCCGGCGCGATCGGCGACTTCCATCTGGGCTTCGTCCGCGCTGATGAACACGTCGACCGGCGCCCCGTGAACGACTTGGCGCGCGAGCGCGTTGGACGCCGCGAAGTTGAAGTTCACCTCCTGGCCGGTGCGCGCCTCGAACGCAGCCGCGCAGTCGGCCAGCGCCTCGGTGAGGCTCACGGCGGCTGAAACCAGCAGCGACGACGAGGCGGGGGGAGTCCCGCCGGCCGCCAAGGCCGTGGCAACGGCGAGGGCGGATACCCATGGATACATGGATATGCAATTTAGTATGATTCGAGACGGTATGGCAAACAGCTTTGTCCGGATGCTGTCGGTCCGGGACGCTGCCGAGCGGCTTGGCGTCAGCTATCCGACGATCAAGCAGTGGATCTACAAGGGGAGCATCCGCACCGTCCGCACCGACGGCGGGCACCACCGCGTCCCCGAGAGCGAGGTCGACCGGCTGCTGTTGCGGCGCGGCGCGCCGGC
This DNA window, taken from Acidobacteriota bacterium, encodes the following:
- the modA gene encoding molybdate ABC transporter substrate-binding protein, which produces MYPWVSALAVATALAAGGTPPASSSLLVSAAVSLTEALADCAAAFEARTGQEVNFNFAASNALARQVVHGAPVDVFISADEAQMEVADRAGSLRAGSRVAIAGNTLAVIVPGRGAGRWPEPSRLLSPRVRRIAVGDPRAVPAGVYAMAWLQRIGMRQPLQDRLVPSGSVRGALALVAGGAVDAGIVYLTDARTSHQVAVVYEVRGPGAPSILYTAAVTRQSGNPRGARAFLEFLREMAGQQILARYGFTPPPAS